The following are encoded in a window of Deferrivibrio essentukiensis genomic DNA:
- a CDS encoding 4Fe-4S dicluster domain-containing protein — MAKAERIEINKKWCKGCEICVELCPTNAIEMVDFKVAVKDLEKCIACMQCELRCPDFAIVVYKKEKE; from the coding sequence ATGGCTAAAGCAGAAAGAATAGAGATTAATAAAAAATGGTGCAAAGGTTGTGAGATATGTGTTGAGCTTTGCCCTACAAATGCAATTGAAATGGTTGACTTTAAAGTTGCCGTAAAGGACTTGGAAAAGTGTATTGCTTGTATGCAGTGTGAACTGAGATGTCCTGATTTTGCAATTGTAGTTTATAAGAAAGAGAAAGAGTAA
- the sucD gene encoding succinate--CoA ligase subunit alpha: MSILVNKDTKVIVQGFTGREGTFHAEQCMEYGTKIVGGVTPGKGGQTHLGKPVFNTVEEAVEATGATVSLIFVPPAFVADAVMEAADAGIELAVTITEGTPVKDMMYAKAYAVKKGMKMIGPNCPGIITSEECKIGIMPGFIFKKGPVGLISKSGTLTYEASNQVVKAGFGVTTAVGIGGDPIIGLSYKDLLPMFEEDPETKAIVMIGEIGGTLEIEAAEFIKKNIKKPVVAFIAGQTAPKGKRMGHAGAIISGGKGTAKEKMDALTAAGVHVVVSPADIGETVAKILK; this comes from the coding sequence ATGAGCATTCTTGTTAATAAAGACACAAAAGTAATAGTTCAAGGCTTTACCGGAAGGGAAGGTACTTTTCATGCCGAGCAATGTATGGAGTATGGCACTAAGATAGTTGGCGGTGTTACTCCTGGTAAGGGTGGGCAGACTCATCTTGGTAAACCTGTCTTCAATACCGTTGAAGAAGCTGTTGAGGCTACCGGTGCAACAGTTAGTTTGATATTTGTTCCACCTGCATTTGTTGCTGATGCTGTTATGGAAGCTGCTGATGCCGGTATCGAGCTTGCTGTTACAATTACTGAGGGCACACCTGTAAAAGATATGATGTATGCTAAGGCCTATGCAGTCAAAAAAGGTATGAAGATGATTGGACCTAACTGTCCGGGAATTATTACGTCTGAAGAGTGCAAAATCGGAATTATGCCCGGATTTATCTTTAAGAAAGGACCTGTTGGACTAATTTCCAAATCAGGTACTTTGACTTATGAAGCAAGTAACCAGGTAGTTAAAGCAGGTTTTGGTGTGACTACAGCCGTTGGAATTGGTGGGGACCCAATTATCGGATTAAGTTATAAAGATTTGCTTCCTATGTTTGAAGAAGACCCTGAAACCAAAGCAATAGTTATGATTGGTGAAATAGGTGGTACTTTGGAGATAGAAGCAGCTGAATTTATTAAGAAAAATATAAAAAAACCGGTAGTAGCATTTATAGCCGGACAGACTGCTCCTAAAGGTAAAAGAATGGGGCATGCAGGTGCTATCATTTCCGGTGGTAAAGGGACTGCCAAAGAAAAAATGGATGCTTTGACAGCGGCAGGTGTTCATGTCGTTGTGAGTCCGGCAGATATTGGTGAAACAGTTGCTAAAATTCTTAAATAA
- the sucC gene encoding ADP-forming succinate--CoA ligase subunit beta, with the protein MNIHEHQAKEIFRKYGVPTPKGFVAFKPENAVKAAQQLGGDLDVWVVKAQIHAGGRGKAGGVKLARSTEEVGMFAKELLGKTLVTHQTGPEGKTVHRIYIEEGAEIEKEFYLGMVLDRASEKPVMMASTEGGMEIEEVAAKTPEKIIKVEIDPAIGFQGFHGRKLAFGLGLSKDQVNKFISFAQALYHVYMDYDANLIEINPLIRTKDKKFVALDAKMGFDDNALYRQPEILAMRDLTEEEPTEIEAGKYGLSYIKLDGNVGCMVNGAGLAMATMDIIKHEGGQPANFLDVGGGASAETVAKGFEIILRDPNVKAIFVNIFGGIVRCDRVANGILEATKLTKVDVPVVVRLDGTNAEEASEILNNSGIENIISANDLKDGAKKVVSAAKGGK; encoded by the coding sequence ATGAACATTCATGAGCATCAGGCAAAAGAGATTTTCCGTAAGTATGGAGTCCCAACTCCAAAGGGTTTTGTCGCATTCAAACCTGAAAATGCTGTTAAGGCTGCTCAACAATTAGGTGGAGATTTAGATGTTTGGGTAGTAAAAGCTCAGATTCATGCCGGAGGCAGGGGGAAAGCCGGCGGTGTCAAACTTGCAAGATCCACAGAAGAGGTTGGGATGTTTGCAAAGGAGCTTTTAGGTAAAACACTGGTTACACATCAAACAGGTCCTGAAGGTAAAACAGTGCACAGAATCTATATTGAAGAGGGTGCTGAGATTGAAAAAGAGTTTTATCTTGGGATGGTGTTAGATAGAGCTTCTGAAAAGCCGGTTATGATGGCTTCCACTGAAGGTGGAATGGAGATAGAAGAGGTTGCAGCTAAAACCCCGGAAAAGATCATCAAGGTTGAAATAGATCCTGCAATCGGTTTTCAGGGATTTCACGGTAGAAAACTTGCATTTGGTCTTGGTCTTTCTAAAGATCAGGTAAATAAATTTATAAGTTTTGCTCAGGCACTTTATCACGTATATATGGATTACGATGCAAATCTTATCGAAATAAACCCATTAATCCGCACAAAAGATAAGAAGTTTGTAGCTCTTGACGCTAAAATGGGATTTGATGACAACGCACTGTACAGACAACCTGAAATTCTTGCTATGAGAGATTTAACTGAAGAAGAGCCTACAGAGATAGAGGCCGGAAAGTACGGCTTAAGTTATATTAAGCTTGATGGCAATGTAGGCTGTATGGTTAATGGTGCAGGGCTTGCAATGGCAACTATGGATATTATAAAGCATGAAGGTGGTCAGCCTGCAAACTTTTTGGATGTTGGCGGCGGAGCAAGTGCTGAAACTGTTGCTAAGGGTTTTGAGATAATTTTAAGAGATCCAAACGTGAAGGCAATTTTTGTGAATATTTTTGGTGGTATAGTAAGATGCGATAGAGTAGCAAACGGTATTCTTGAAGCAACCAAACTTACAAAAGTTGATGTGCCTGTGGTAGTAAGACTTGATGGTACAAATGCAGAAGAAGCCTCTGAAATACTTAACAATTCAGGAATTGAAAATATTATATCAGCCAATGATCTTAAAGATGGCGCTAAAAAAGTTGTTAGCGCAGCTAAAGGGGGTAAATAA
- the mdh gene encoding malate dehydrogenase has product MAFKRPKIALIGGGQIGGVLAQLSALRELGDVVMYDIVEDMPQGKTLDIAEASRVDGFDVKVNGTNDYKDIEGSDIVIVTAGLPRKPGMSRDDLLTTNAKIIKTVAENIKQYAPDSYVIVISNPLDAMVTLMKEVTGFPANRVMGQAGVLDSSRFATFIAWELGVSVKDVNAMVLGGHGDTMVPLVRYANVNGCPVVELLEKKYGDKAKAKEVMDAMVERTKKAGGEVVALLKTGSAFYSPASSAIQMAEAILRDQKRVLPVCAYLDGEYGVKDFYVGVPVILGGNGVEKVVELDLNDEEQAMFDNSVNAVKKLIDDMKRLGFL; this is encoded by the coding sequence ATGGCTTTTAAAAGACCAAAAATTGCTTTAATAGGTGGTGGACAAATTGGTGGTGTTTTGGCTCAGCTTTCTGCTTTGAGAGAGCTAGGCGATGTGGTTATGTATGACATAGTTGAGGATATGCCTCAAGGTAAAACTCTTGATATTGCTGAAGCTTCAAGAGTAGATGGCTTTGATGTTAAAGTTAACGGTACAAACGATTATAAGGACATTGAAGGATCTGATATTGTAATTGTAACTGCAGGTTTACCAAGAAAGCCTGGCATGAGTAGAGATGATCTTTTAACAACAAATGCAAAGATTATTAAAACAGTTGCTGAAAATATCAAGCAGTATGCACCAGATTCTTACGTAATAGTTATTTCAAACCCTCTTGATGCGATGGTTACATTGATGAAAGAGGTAACTGGATTCCCGGCAAATAGAGTTATGGGTCAAGCAGGTGTTCTTGACTCTTCAAGATTTGCTACCTTTATAGCATGGGAGCTTGGAGTTTCTGTTAAGGATGTAAATGCAATGGTTCTTGGTGGTCATGGAGATACTATGGTTCCATTGGTAAGATATGCCAATGTTAATGGCTGCCCGGTAGTTGAGCTTTTGGAAAAGAAATATGGTGATAAGGCTAAAGCTAAGGAAGTAATGGACGCAATGGTTGAAAGGACTAAAAAGGCCGGCGGTGAAGTAGTTGCACTTCTTAAGACAGGTTCAGCATTTTATTCTCCTGCTTCTTCAGCAATTCAGATGGCTGAGGCTATATTGAGAGATCAGAAGAGGGTATTACCAGTGTGTGCATATCTTGATGGAGAGTATGGAGTTAAGGATTTTTATGTTGGAGTACCTGTAATTTTGGGTGGTAACGGTGTAGAAAAGGTTGTTGAACTTGACCTTAATGATGAGGAGCAGGCAATGTTTGACAACTCAGTTAATGCTGTTAAAAAGCTTATTGATGATATGAAGAGATTAGGATTTCTTTAA